One window from the genome of Streptomyces sp. NBC_01476 encodes:
- a CDS encoding lysine N(6)-hydroxylase/L-ornithine N(5)-oxygenase family protein, with protein sequence MNAPTPPLPASPPDPLRAAAPVTAAPVTAVTAVTAPAAVPVTPVPLVPVPPAPAFAPPPAAVPAAAPEPVEPALPEPGAELPYDLLGIGVGPFNLSVAALADGIGDLTAAFYDQRPAFHWHPGLLIDGTTLQVPFLADLVTLADPGSRWSFLSWLKTRERLFPFYFAERFHVHRAEYDAYCRWVAEALPSIHFGQQVDSVRWNASKSHFEVDHTQLDARGEAEALGRTYARHLVVGIGTEPYVPEPLRPLAEAPTVPVVHSAHYLDQRERLLAADHITVIGSGQSGAEVFLDLLRARPAGRERLTWLARTPAFAPMEYSRLGLEHFTPDYARYFHGLPERVRDALVPRQWQLHKGIDTETITAIHDELYRRTLDGGWPDAVLTPGVTVRTAGRIGTQSIELHLEHTDQGTRTRLITSAVVLATGYRERSLDRLLSQLDPYLKRDAADRPRVDARHRLELDRSVTGRVYVQNADRHSHGVGAPDLGLAAWRSAVVLNDLTGLLTGEEHYPLPARTAFTTFGLDGTAASDVPTRTAALRRG encoded by the coding sequence ATGAACGCCCCCACGCCCCCTCTGCCCGCCTCGCCCCCCGATCCGCTGCGCGCCGCGGCGCCGGTGACCGCGGCGCCGGTGACCGCTGTGACCGCGGTGACCGCACCCGCGGCCGTTCCGGTGACGCCCGTTCCGCTGGTGCCCGTGCCCCCGGCGCCGGCGTTCGCACCCCCACCGGCCGCCGTGCCCGCCGCCGCGCCCGAACCGGTGGAGCCGGCCCTGCCGGAGCCGGGGGCGGAGCTGCCCTACGACCTGCTCGGCATCGGCGTCGGGCCGTTCAACCTGTCCGTGGCCGCGCTCGCCGACGGCATCGGGGACCTCACCGCGGCCTTCTACGACCAGCGGCCCGCCTTCCACTGGCACCCGGGGCTGCTCATCGACGGCACCACGCTGCAAGTGCCCTTCCTCGCCGACCTGGTGACCCTCGCTGACCCGGGCAGCCGCTGGTCGTTCCTCAGCTGGCTCAAGACCCGCGAGCGCCTCTTCCCCTTCTACTTCGCCGAGCGCTTCCATGTGCATCGCGCCGAGTACGACGCCTACTGCCGCTGGGTCGCCGAGGCGCTGCCGAGCATCCACTTCGGGCAGCAGGTCGACTCGGTGCGGTGGAACGCGAGCAAGTCCCACTTCGAGGTCGACCACACCCAACTCGACGCGCGCGGCGAGGCCGAGGCGCTGGGCCGCACCTACGCCCGCCACCTGGTGGTCGGCATCGGCACCGAACCCTATGTGCCCGAGCCGCTGCGCCCGCTGGCCGAGGCGCCGACGGTGCCGGTGGTGCACTCCGCGCACTACCTCGACCAGCGTGAACGGCTGCTGGCCGCCGACCACATCACCGTCATCGGCTCGGGGCAGTCCGGCGCCGAGGTCTTCCTCGACCTGCTGCGGGCCCGCCCGGCCGGCCGGGAGCGGCTGACCTGGCTGGCCCGCACCCCCGCCTTCGCACCCATGGAGTACAGCCGGCTCGGCCTGGAGCACTTCACCCCCGACTACGCCCGCTACTTCCACGGCCTGCCCGAGCGGGTCCGCGACGCACTCGTGCCCCGGCAGTGGCAGCTGCACAAGGGCATCGACACCGAGACCATCACCGCGATCCACGACGAGCTGTACCGCCGCACCCTGGACGGCGGCTGGCCGGATGCCGTGCTCACCCCCGGCGTCACCGTCCGCACCGCCGGCCGGATCGGCACCCAGAGCATCGAACTCCACCTGGAACACACCGACCAGGGCACCCGTACCCGGCTGATCACCAGCGCCGTGGTGCTCGCCACCGGCTACCGGGAGCGGTCCCTGGACCGGCTGCTCAGCCAGCTGGACCCGTATCTGAAGCGGGACGCGGCCGACCGGCCGAGGGTCGACGCCCGGCACCGGCTCGAACTCGACCGGTCCGTCACCGGGCGGGTCTACGTACAGAACGCCGACCGGCACAGCCATGGCGTCGGCGCCCCCGACCTGGGCCTGGCGGCCTGGCGGTCCGCGGTGGTGCTCAACGACCTCACCGGTCTGCTGACCGGTGAGGAGCACTACCCGCTGCCCGCCAGGACCGCCTTCACCACCTTCGGCCTGGACGGCACCGCCGCCAGCGACGTGCCTACCCGAACAGCGGCACTCCGGCGCGGGTGA
- the pyk gene encoding pyruvate kinase, producing MRRAKIVCTLGPATDSYDQIKALVDAGMDVARLNLSHGSYAEHEDRYRRVRKASDETGHSVGILVDLQGPKIRLGRFAEGPVLLERGDEFTITVDDIEGDQQICGTTYKGLPADVARGERILVDDGRVTLEVTDVEGPRVHTMCIEGGMISDNKGLNLPGVAVSVPALSDKDIRDLRWGLRIGADVIALSFVRSGRDIEDVHRIMDEEGRRVPVIAKVEKPQAVENLEDIVDAFDGIMVARGDLGVEMPLEKVPLVQKRAVKLARRNAKPVIVATQMLDSMIDNSRPTRAEASDVANAVIDGTDAVMLSGETSVGKHAIETVKVMSRIVSAAEEDILAAGLPPLTEQNKPRTQGGAVARAAAEMGDFLGARFLVAFTQSGDTVRRLSRYRSPIPVLAFTPEPATRSQLNLTWGVESFLGPMVQTTDEMVQQVDEQLLRIGRCKKGDVVVITAGSPPGMPGTTNMVRVHHIGEDDSPRA from the coding sequence ATGCGCCGAGCCAAAATTGTCTGCACCCTGGGACCCGCCACCGACTCGTACGACCAGATCAAGGCCCTGGTCGACGCCGGAATGGACGTGGCCCGCCTGAACCTGAGCCACGGGTCGTACGCCGAGCACGAGGACCGCTACCGAAGGGTCCGCAAGGCCTCCGACGAGACCGGACACAGCGTGGGCATCCTGGTCGACCTTCAGGGTCCGAAGATCCGGCTCGGTCGTTTCGCCGAAGGTCCGGTACTCCTTGAACGCGGGGACGAGTTCACCATCACCGTCGATGACATCGAGGGTGACCAGCAGATCTGCGGTACCACGTACAAGGGACTGCCCGCCGACGTCGCCCGCGGCGAGCGCATCCTGGTGGACGACGGCCGGGTCACCCTCGAAGTCACCGATGTCGAAGGGCCGCGGGTGCACACCATGTGCATCGAGGGCGGCATGATCTCCGACAACAAGGGGCTCAACCTCCCCGGCGTCGCCGTCTCGGTGCCGGCCCTGTCCGACAAGGACATCCGCGACCTGCGCTGGGGCCTGCGGATCGGGGCCGACGTCATCGCGCTCTCCTTCGTCCGCAGCGGACGGGACATCGAGGACGTGCACCGGATCATGGACGAGGAGGGCCGCCGGGTCCCGGTCATCGCCAAGGTCGAGAAGCCGCAGGCGGTGGAGAACCTCGAAGACATCGTGGACGCCTTCGACGGCATCATGGTCGCGCGCGGTGACCTCGGGGTGGAGATGCCGCTGGAGAAGGTGCCGCTGGTGCAGAAGCGCGCCGTCAAGCTGGCCCGCCGCAACGCCAAGCCGGTCATCGTGGCCACCCAGATGCTCGACTCGATGATCGACAACTCCCGGCCCACCCGCGCCGAGGCGAGCGACGTCGCCAACGCCGTCATCGACGGTACGGACGCGGTGATGCTCTCCGGCGAGACCAGCGTCGGCAAGCACGCGATCGAGACCGTGAAGGTCATGTCGCGGATCGTCTCGGCCGCCGAGGAGGACATCCTGGCGGCCGGCCTGCCCCCGCTCACCGAGCAGAACAAGCCGCGCACCCAGGGCGGCGCGGTGGCCCGGGCCGCCGCCGAGATGGGCGACTTCCTCGGCGCCCGCTTCCTGGTCGCCTTCACCCAGTCCGGCGACACCGTACGGCGGCTGTCCCGCTACCGCTCGCCGATCCCGGTGCTCGCCTTCACCCCGGAACCTGCCACCCGCTCCCAGCTCAACCTCACCTGGGGGGTGGAGAGCTTCCTCGGCCCGATGGTGCAGACCACCGACGAGATGGTGCAGCAGGTGGACGAGCAGCTGCTGCGGATCGGCCGCTGCAAGAAGGGCGACGTGGTGGTGATCACCGCCGGCTCGCCGCCCGGAATGCCCGGTACCACCAATATGGTGCGCGTTCACCACATCGGTGAGGACGATTCACCGAGGGCGTGA
- a CDS encoding branched-chain amino acid ABC transporter permease translates to MANDITSNVITGNETATHEISPPIPMPLTAARALTAVGIVGTIASTFLSWTYTTEFPGDLTVSGYPGGLQVLTLIGGIVTALFMLAASGLKGLGWLTPNRSANPVLFFSFGTFVVTWYTVIAIAQELGGIANLDPGGFVAAVASLAGVIGALALPLDRKTKQAQAPWVHWVALVILFLLGLLWPYLLYRWVRPATSERRLPRATALPGWVQRAIITLVAAIGLEIFTYGISTDYTEIFVGFVIVVAFGAAGLISSGLTRQFSELSARHRSFASTMGFLAAIAYPFVQNNEHYANLGVNILIFGTVALGLNIVVGLTGLLDLGYVAFLGVGAYAAALVSGSQFSVWSGVQFPFWAAALTGMAAALVFGVLIGAPTLRLRGDYLAIVTLGFGEIFRIAVNNLDGVSGPKLTGGPNGISQIPDLSIFGYNLGAPHEFGSITLGRFANYYLLMLLITAIVVLVFTRAADSRIGRSWVAIREDETAATAMGINGFRVKLIAFALGASLAGLAGTVSAHVTYSVVPNPYQFAGSAPPNSAFLLAAVVLGGMGTVSGPILGAALLYLIPEKLGFVQRYELFAFGVALILIMRFRPEGIIPNRRRQLEFHEDEALIPAQRPLGADTVPAGKAGA, encoded by the coding sequence ATGGCCAACGACATCACCAGCAACGTCATCACTGGCAACGAGACCGCCACCCACGAGATCAGCCCGCCCATCCCCATGCCGCTCACCGCGGCCCGGGCACTCACCGCCGTGGGCATCGTCGGCACCATCGCCTCGACCTTCCTGTCCTGGACCTACACCACCGAGTTCCCCGGCGACCTCACGGTCAGCGGCTACCCCGGCGGCCTCCAGGTGCTGACCCTCATCGGCGGCATCGTCACCGCCCTGTTCATGCTCGCCGCCTCCGGACTCAAAGGACTCGGCTGGCTCACCCCCAACCGGTCCGCCAACCCGGTGCTCTTCTTCAGCTTCGGCACCTTCGTCGTCACCTGGTACACGGTCATCGCCATCGCCCAGGAACTCGGCGGCATCGCCAACCTCGACCCCGGCGGCTTCGTCGCCGCCGTCGCCTCACTGGCCGGCGTCATCGGCGCACTCGCACTGCCGCTTGACCGCAAGACCAAGCAGGCACAGGCCCCCTGGGTCCACTGGGTCGCGCTCGTCATCCTCTTCCTGCTCGGCCTGCTCTGGCCGTACCTGCTCTACCGCTGGGTGCGCCCGGCCACCTCCGAACGCCGGCTCCCCCGGGCGACCGCACTCCCCGGCTGGGTCCAGCGCGCCATCATCACCCTGGTGGCCGCCATCGGCCTGGAGATCTTCACCTACGGCATCAGCACCGACTACACCGAGATCTTCGTCGGCTTCGTCATCGTCGTCGCCTTCGGCGCGGCCGGCCTGATCTCCTCCGGCCTGACCCGGCAGTTCTCCGAACTGAGCGCCCGCCACCGGTCGTTCGCCTCGACGATGGGCTTCCTCGCCGCCATCGCCTACCCGTTCGTGCAGAACAACGAGCACTACGCCAACCTCGGCGTCAACATCCTGATCTTCGGCACCGTCGCCCTCGGCCTCAACATCGTCGTCGGCCTCACCGGCCTGCTCGACCTCGGTTACGTCGCCTTCCTCGGCGTCGGCGCCTACGCGGCCGCCCTCGTCTCCGGCTCCCAGTTCTCCGTCTGGTCCGGCGTCCAGTTCCCCTTCTGGGCCGCCGCCCTCACCGGCATGGCCGCCGCCCTGGTCTTCGGCGTCCTCATCGGCGCCCCCACCCTGCGGCTGCGCGGCGACTACCTCGCCATCGTCACCCTGGGCTTCGGAGAGATCTTCCGGATCGCCGTGAACAACCTCGACGGCGTCTCCGGACCCAAACTCACCGGCGGCCCGAACGGCATCTCCCAGATCCCGGACCTCTCCATCTTCGGCTACAACCTCGGCGCCCCCCACGAGTTCGGCTCCATCACCCTCGGCAGGTTCGCCAACTACTACCTGCTGATGCTGCTCATCACCGCGATCGTGGTCCTGGTCTTCACCCGCGCCGCCGACTCCCGCATCGGCCGCTCCTGGGTCGCCATCCGCGAGGACGAGACCGCCGCCACCGCGATGGGCATCAACGGCTTCCGGGTCAAGCTGATCGCCTTCGCCCTCGGCGCCTCGCTCGCCGGCCTCGCCGGCACGGTCAGCGCACACGTCACCTACAGCGTCGTGCCCAACCCGTACCAGTTCGCCGGCTCCGCACCGCCCAACTCGGCGTTCCTGCTCGCCGCCGTCGTCCTCGGCGGCATGGGCACCGTCAGCGGCCCGATCCTCGGCGCGGCCCTGCTCTACCTCATCCCGGAGAAGCTCGGCTTCGTCCAGCGCTACGAACTCTTCGCCTTCGGCGTCGCCCTCATCCTCATCATGCGGTTCCGCCCCGAAGGCATCATCCCCAACCGGCGCAGGCAACTGGAATTCCACGAGGACGAAGCACTCATCCCCGCCCAGCGGCCACTCGGCGCCGACACCGTCCCGGCCGGCAAGGCAGGGGCGTGA
- a CDS encoding ABC transporter ATP-binding protein, with the protein MTTTSTQTPTPGQAPYDGPLLQASGVIMRFGGLTAVRDVSLTVNSGEIVGLIGPNGAGKTTFFNCLTGLYVPTEGTVTYRGTVLPPKPHLVTKAGIARTFQNIRLFANMTVLENVLVGRHTRTREGLLSALIRGPGYHRAEANSRKRAMELLEFTGLADKADHLARNLPYGEQRKLEIARALASEPGLLLLDEPTAGMNPQETRATEDLVFAVRDQGIAVLVIEHDMRFIFNLCDRVAVLLQGEMLVEGTSDVVQRDERVIAAYLGEPVEGTGTSPAPPAAETPAPAPTPAGTDAGTDAGTDVGTDADAGTDSGTGTDAGDDQQQENDR; encoded by the coding sequence ATGACCACCACCAGCACCCAGACGCCCACCCCCGGCCAGGCCCCCTACGACGGCCCGCTGCTCCAGGCCAGCGGCGTGATCATGCGCTTCGGCGGCCTCACCGCCGTCCGCGACGTCAGCCTCACCGTCAACAGCGGCGAGATCGTCGGCCTGATCGGCCCCAACGGCGCCGGCAAGACCACCTTCTTCAACTGCCTCACCGGGCTGTACGTCCCCACCGAGGGCACCGTCACCTACCGCGGCACCGTGCTCCCGCCCAAACCCCACCTGGTCACCAAGGCCGGCATCGCCCGGACCTTCCAGAACATCCGGCTCTTCGCCAACATGACCGTGCTGGAGAACGTCCTCGTCGGCCGGCACACCCGCACCCGCGAAGGTCTGCTGTCCGCCCTCATCCGCGGCCCCGGCTACCACCGGGCGGAAGCCAACTCCCGCAAACGCGCCATGGAACTCCTGGAGTTCACCGGCCTCGCCGACAAGGCCGACCACCTCGCCCGCAACCTCCCCTACGGCGAACAGCGCAAGCTGGAGATCGCCCGGGCACTGGCCAGCGAACCCGGACTCCTGCTCCTCGACGAACCCACCGCCGGCATGAACCCCCAGGAGACCCGGGCCACCGAAGACCTCGTCTTCGCCGTCCGCGACCAGGGCATCGCGGTCCTCGTCATCGAGCACGACATGCGGTTCATCTTCAACCTCTGCGACCGCGTCGCCGTACTCCTCCAGGGCGAGATGCTCGTCGAAGGCACCTCGGACGTCGTACAGCGCGACGAACGGGTCATCGCGGCCTACCTCGGCGAACCCGTCGAAGGGACCGGCACGAGCCCGGCGCCGCCCGCGGCGGAGACACCGGCGCCGGCCCCGACCCCCGCAGGCACTGACGCAGGCACTGACGCCGGCACCGACGTTGGCACTGACGCAGACGCGGGCACTGACTCCGGCACCGGCACCGACGCCGGCGACGACCAGCAGCAGGAGAACGACCGATGA
- a CDS encoding bifunctional metallophosphatase/5'-nucleotidase — translation MPLNRRDFINRSAATGAGVALAGAAGAVAAEPAEAADRHRGHGHGHPPKTFSLRVLGTTDLHGHALNWDYFTNAEYDDATHNDVGLAKVATLVAQARHEKGHDRTLLIDAGDIIQGTQLSYYYARVEPITGAHRGPRHPMALAMNEMKYDAAALGNHEFNYGIPLLRAFQDQCDFPLLAANAVDATTLKPAFPPYLVKELRVAGGPPVKVGILGLTNPGIAVWDKANVQGRMAFPGLVEQAKIYVPKLRSLGCDVVICTDHSGLDGGTSYGDAVPYPENASSLVAAQVPGIDAILVGHTHVERPQTLVTNEATGKTVVLSEPLMWGMRLSVFDIDLELDRGRWHVTSVTAEVRNANSVAEDPAVARLVRAEHQKVVDYVNQVVGTCAEAMSAAESTYKDTAIVDFINVVQSDTVKAALAGTAYAALPVLSEASPFSRTAAIPAGQVSLRDVAGLYVYENTLDAKILTGAQVKDYLEWSAAYFVQTAPDAPVDITKITNANNTPDYSYDVLSGVSYDIDIAQPVGSRIVNLTAGGAPVDPAAQFVLAVNNYRSSGGSNYPHVAAAQSVWSNSDEIRNTIIAWVQAHGTIDPATFGGDEWRLTRAGVPLFG, via the coding sequence ATGCCCCTCAACCGCAGGGACTTCATCAACCGCTCCGCCGCCACCGGCGCGGGCGTCGCGCTGGCCGGCGCGGCCGGTGCGGTGGCGGCGGAACCCGCCGAAGCCGCCGACCGCCACCGCGGGCACGGCCACGGACACCCGCCGAAGACCTTCAGCCTGCGGGTCCTGGGCACCACCGACCTGCACGGTCACGCGCTGAACTGGGACTACTTCACCAACGCCGAGTACGACGACGCCACCCACAACGACGTCGGCCTCGCCAAGGTCGCCACCCTCGTCGCCCAGGCCCGGCACGAGAAGGGCCACGACCGCACCCTGCTGATCGACGCCGGCGACATCATCCAGGGCACCCAGCTCTCCTACTACTACGCCCGCGTCGAGCCGATCACCGGCGCCCACCGCGGCCCCCGCCACCCCATGGCGCTGGCCATGAACGAGATGAAGTACGACGCCGCCGCGCTGGGCAACCACGAGTTCAACTACGGCATCCCGCTGCTGCGCGCCTTCCAGGACCAGTGCGACTTCCCGCTGCTGGCGGCCAACGCGGTGGACGCCACAACGCTCAAGCCCGCGTTCCCGCCCTACCTCGTCAAGGAGCTCCGCGTGGCGGGCGGCCCGCCGGTGAAGGTCGGCATCCTGGGCCTGACCAACCCGGGCATCGCGGTGTGGGACAAGGCCAATGTGCAGGGCAGGATGGCGTTCCCCGGCCTGGTCGAGCAGGCGAAGATCTACGTGCCCAAGCTCCGTTCGCTCGGCTGCGACGTGGTGATCTGTACCGACCACTCCGGCCTGGACGGCGGCACCTCCTACGGCGACGCGGTGCCCTACCCGGAGAACGCCTCCTCGCTGGTGGCCGCCCAGGTCCCCGGCATCGACGCGATCCTGGTCGGCCACACCCATGTGGAGCGGCCGCAGACGCTGGTCACCAACGAGGCGACCGGGAAGACGGTGGTGCTCTCCGAGCCGCTGATGTGGGGGATGCGGCTGAGCGTCTTCGACATCGACCTGGAGCTGGACCGGGGCCGCTGGCACGTCACCTCGGTCACCGCGGAGGTCCGCAACGCCAACAGCGTCGCCGAGGACCCGGCGGTGGCCCGGCTGGTGCGCGCCGAGCACCAGAAGGTGGTCGACTACGTCAACCAGGTGGTCGGCACCTGCGCCGAGGCGATGTCGGCGGCCGAGTCGACGTACAAGGACACCGCGATCGTCGACTTCATCAACGTGGTGCAGTCCGACACCGTGAAGGCGGCGCTCGCGGGCACCGCGTACGCCGCGCTGCCGGTGCTCTCCGAGGCGTCGCCGTTCTCCCGCACCGCCGCCATCCCGGCCGGGCAGGTGTCGCTGCGGGACGTGGCCGGCCTCTACGTCTACGAGAACACCCTGGACGCCAAGATCCTCACCGGCGCCCAGGTGAAGGACTACCTGGAGTGGTCCGCGGCCTACTTCGTCCAGACCGCGCCGGACGCCCCGGTCGACATCACGAAGATCACCAACGCCAACAACACCCCCGACTACAGCTATGACGTGCTCAGCGGGGTGTCCTACGACATCGACATCGCGCAGCCGGTGGGCTCCCGGATCGTGAACCTGACGGCCGGCGGCGCGCCCGTCGACCCGGCGGCGCAGTTCGTGCTTGCGGTGAACAACTACCGTTCCAGCGGCGGCAGCAACTACCCGCATGTCGCCGCCGCGCAGTCGGTGTGGTCCAACTCCGACGAGATCCGCAACACGATCATCGCCTGGGTGCAGGCGCACGGCACCATCGACCCGGCGACCTTCGGCGGCGACGAATGGCGGCTCACCCGCGCCGGAGTGCCGCTGTTCGGGTAG
- a CDS encoding branched-chain amino acid ABC transporter substrate-binding protein, translating to MLILTSVLATGALTLTACGSRSDDDKGSGDSSTGASAAKTTVVIGVDAPLTGQNSATGLGLQYGVQIAADDANAKNLVPGVTFKVKALDDKALPATGQQNATALVQDSSVIATVGPLNSGVATSMQQVFANASMVEISPANTNPALTQGPNWSTGKKVRPFKTYFRTATTDALQGGFAADYAYNTLKKKSAFVVDDKQTYGAGLAAIFKGKFADLGGKIAGTDHVNTGDTDYSTLVTKIKNSKADLVYYGGQYDESELITKQLKAAGANIPLMGGDGMFSDTYIKTAGTASEGDLATSVGVPVTTLPSAQDFIKTYKAKKYPGDYGTYGGYSYDAATAIIKGVKEVMDANGGKLPAMNDARSKLIDAVQKADFDGIAGHVSFDEFGDTTNKQLTVYQVKSGKWAAVKSGTYTG from the coding sequence TTGCTGATACTGACCTCCGTGCTTGCCACCGGAGCCCTCACCCTCACCGCATGTGGCTCCCGCAGCGACGACGACAAGGGCAGCGGGGACAGCAGCACCGGCGCCAGCGCCGCCAAGACCACCGTCGTCATCGGCGTCGACGCGCCGCTCACCGGCCAGAACTCCGCCACCGGCCTCGGCCTGCAGTACGGCGTGCAGATCGCCGCCGACGACGCCAACGCCAAGAACCTCGTGCCCGGCGTGACATTCAAGGTCAAGGCCCTCGACGACAAGGCGCTGCCGGCCACCGGCCAGCAGAACGCCACCGCGCTCGTCCAGGACAGCAGCGTCATCGCCACCGTCGGTCCGCTCAACTCCGGCGTCGCCACCTCGATGCAGCAGGTCTTCGCCAACGCCAGCATGGTGGAGATCTCGCCCGCCAACACCAACCCCGCGCTGACCCAGGGCCCCAACTGGAGCACCGGCAAGAAGGTCCGCCCCTTCAAGACCTACTTCCGTACCGCCACCACCGACGCCCTGCAGGGCGGCTTCGCCGCCGACTACGCGTACAACACGCTCAAGAAGAAGAGCGCGTTCGTCGTCGACGACAAGCAGACCTACGGCGCGGGCCTGGCCGCCATCTTCAAGGGCAAGTTCGCCGACCTCGGCGGCAAGATCGCCGGCACCGACCACGTCAACACCGGTGACACCGACTACTCCACCCTCGTCACCAAGATCAAGAACTCCAAGGCCGACCTGGTCTACTACGGCGGCCAGTACGACGAGTCCGAGCTGATCACCAAGCAGCTCAAGGCGGCCGGCGCCAACATCCCGCTCATGGGCGGCGACGGCATGTTCTCCGACACCTACATCAAGACCGCCGGCACCGCCTCCGAAGGCGACCTCGCCACCTCCGTCGGCGTCCCGGTCACCACGCTCCCCTCGGCCCAGGACTTCATCAAGACCTACAAGGCCAAGAAGTACCCCGGTGACTACGGCACCTACGGCGGCTACTCCTACGACGCCGCCACCGCCATCATCAAGGGCGTCAAGGAAGTCATGGACGCCAACGGCGGCAAGCTGCCGGCCATGAACGACGCGCGCTCCAAGCTCATCGACGCCGTCCAGAAGGCCGACTTCGACGGCATCGCCGGCCACGTCTCCTTCGACGAGTTCGGTGACACCACCAACAAGCAGCTCACCGTCTACCAGGTGAAGAGCGGCAAGTGGGCGGCCGTCAAGAGCGGCACCTACACCGGCTGA
- a CDS encoding branched-chain amino acid ABC transporter permease, with translation MHTLPQQLANGLFLGSMYGLIAIGYTMVYGIVQLINFAHGEIFMTGAFGALTVWTNLPDGTNIWLALPLMLAGGAIVAVLIAMAAERFAYRPLRGAPRLAPLITAIGLSLALQQAIFVWYPGADNAKTFPQLGTHPYHLGSVSIQRGDIFLISAAVICMIGLAAFVRTSRTGRAMQATAQDPDTAQLMGIDTNRIIVIAFAIGGFFAAVAGLASGLKYGQVKYDMGFQAGLKAFTAAVLGGIGNIYGAMLGGLVLGVAESCASAYISNIPGMQQLGGGSWANVWAFVLLIVVLLVRPQGLLGERVADRA, from the coding sequence GTGCACACCCTGCCGCAACAGCTGGCCAACGGGCTGTTCCTCGGCTCGATGTACGGGCTCATCGCCATCGGCTACACAATGGTGTACGGCATCGTCCAGCTGATCAACTTCGCCCACGGCGAGATCTTCATGACCGGCGCCTTCGGCGCACTCACGGTCTGGACCAATCTCCCCGACGGCACCAACATCTGGCTCGCGCTGCCACTGATGCTGGCCGGCGGCGCCATCGTGGCCGTGCTCATCGCGATGGCCGCCGAACGCTTCGCCTACCGGCCACTGCGCGGCGCCCCACGCCTGGCCCCGCTCATCACCGCCATCGGCCTCTCGCTGGCACTCCAGCAGGCGATCTTCGTCTGGTACCCCGGCGCCGACAACGCCAAGACCTTCCCCCAGCTCGGCACCCACCCGTACCACCTCGGATCCGTCAGCATCCAGCGCGGCGACATCTTCCTCATCTCCGCCGCCGTCATCTGCATGATCGGCCTCGCCGCCTTCGTCCGCACCAGCCGCACCGGCCGCGCCATGCAGGCCACCGCGCAGGACCCGGACACCGCGCAGCTCATGGGCATCGACACCAACCGCATCATCGTCATCGCCTTCGCCATCGGCGGCTTCTTCGCCGCTGTCGCGGGCCTGGCCTCCGGCCTCAAATACGGCCAGGTCAAATACGACATGGGCTTCCAGGCCGGCCTCAAGGCCTTCACCGCCGCCGTCCTCGGCGGTATCGGCAACATCTACGGCGCCATGCTGGGCGGCCTCGTCCTCGGCGTCGCGGAGTCCTGCGCCTCGGCGTATATCTCCAACATCCCCGGCATGCAGCAACTCGGCGGCGGCAGCTGGGCGAACGTCTGGGCCTTCGTCCTGCTCATCGTCGTCCTGCTGGTCCGGCCCCAGGGCCTGCTCGGCGAGCGCGTAGCGGACAGGGCGTGA